From a region of the bacterium genome:
- the sppA gene encoding signal peptide peptidase SppA produces MAARRDWIIGTIIAGSFLLFMGLMTLALLGVSSGGDEEIFGGFGKRVAVVEVAGQISSSRSVVAQLRRWSEDDNVPVILLRVDSPGGGVAASQEIHEEILRVREKGKRVVASMGTVAASGGLYVAVACDTIVANPGTLTGSIGVIFQYPTFEKLLDKVGIRYETVKSGVYKDVGNLGRSMNATDSAHLQSLIDDTYDQFVGAVAEGRHMTKEQVKTFADGRIFTGRQARDLGLVDELGDYHDALDIAADMAGLSKPPKTVKIEPRRRTGLVDFLGRSLVEWLMGQAGEWEAGEPSLQYRYQ; encoded by the coding sequence ATGGCGGCACGACGCGACTGGATCATCGGAACGATCATCGCCGGCTCATTCCTCCTGTTCATGGGCCTGATGACCTTGGCGTTGCTGGGGGTCTCCTCCGGCGGCGATGAGGAGATATTTGGCGGCTTCGGCAAGCGCGTCGCGGTGGTCGAAGTCGCCGGCCAGATTTCCTCCTCGCGCTCGGTGGTGGCGCAGTTGCGCCGCTGGTCGGAGGATGACAATGTGCCGGTCATCCTGTTGCGCGTCGATTCCCCCGGCGGGGGGGTGGCGGCCAGCCAGGAGATCCACGAGGAAATCCTGCGCGTGCGCGAGAAAGGCAAACGGGTGGTCGCGTCGATGGGGACGGTAGCGGCGTCCGGCGGCCTCTATGTCGCGGTGGCCTGCGACACGATTGTCGCCAACCCCGGCACGCTCACCGGCTCGATCGGCGTGATCTTTCAGTACCCGACGTTCGAGAAGCTGCTCGACAAAGTCGGCATCCGCTACGAAACGGTCAAAAGCGGGGTCTACAAGGACGTGGGCAATCTGGGACGGTCGATGAACGCCACCGATTCGGCGCACCTGCAATCGTTGATCGACGACACCTACGACCAGTTTGTCGGGGCGGTCGCCGAAGGGCGCCACATGACCAAGGAGCAGGTCAAGACCTTCGCCGACGGCCGCATTTTCACCGGCCGTCAGGCACGCGACCTCGGCCTGGTCGATGAGCTGGGTGACTACCACGACGCGCTGGATATCGCCGCCGACATGGCGGGGCTGTCCAAGCCGCCCAAGACGGTGAAAATCGAGCCGCGCCGTCGCACCGGGCTGGTCGATTTCCTCGGCCGCAGTCTGGTCGAGTGGCTCATGGGCCAGGCGGGCGAATGGGAGGCGGGCGAGCCGAGCCTGCAGTACCGCTATCAATGA
- a CDS encoding HU family DNA-binding protein gives MTKADLVEICAEKTGLTRTDVAVTVDAFLDSVKACLEAGKNIEIRGFGTFKVKMRKARKARNPRTGDEVPVPDRKVPVFKPSNEFKNLIVKQPL, from the coding sequence ATGACCAAGGCCGATTTGGTGGAGATCTGCGCCGAAAAAACCGGCCTGACGCGGACTGACGTGGCGGTGACCGTGGATGCCTTTCTCGACTCGGTCAAGGCCTGTCTGGAGGCGGGCAAGAACATCGAGATTCGCGGTTTCGGCACGTTCAAAGTCAAGATGCGCAAGGCCCGCAAGGCGCGCAATCCACGCACCGGCGACGAGGTCCCGGTGCCGGATCGCAAGGTGCCGGTCTTCAAGCCGTCGAACGAGTTCAAGAATCTGATCGTCAAACAGCCGCTTTAG
- the efp gene encoding elongation factor P, which produces MISTSDFRIGKKLKVEGELWEIVDFQNARTAQRRAKVTTKLRNLKTGRVLEKIFASGETFDEPEFEQRTMQYMYTDGTTWHFMDQSSYEQVELTQEHLEGYAPFLMENHDYRVLYFEGKPISLELPASVVLTVTDSEPGVKGDSVSNLTKMATVETGLAIKVPLFIKVGDKIKIDTRTKEYLERVAG; this is translated from the coding sequence ATGATTTCCACCAGCGATTTCCGCATCGGCAAGAAGCTCAAAGTCGAGGGCGAACTCTGGGAAATCGTCGATTTCCAGAACGCCCGCACCGCCCAGCGCCGCGCCAAAGTGACGACCAAACTCCGCAACCTCAAGACGGGGCGCGTTCTGGAAAAAATCTTCGCGTCCGGCGAAACCTTCGATGAGCCTGAGTTTGAACAGCGCACGATGCAGTACATGTATACCGACGGCACCACCTGGCATTTCATGGACCAGTCGTCGTACGAGCAGGTCGAACTGACGCAGGAGCATCTGGAGGGGTATGCGCCCTTTCTAATGGAGAACCACGATTACAGGGTGCTCTACTTCGAAGGGAAGCCGATCTCGCTGGAACTGCCGGCGTCTGTCGTCCTCACCGTGACCGACTCGGAGCCCGGTGTCAAGGGCGACTCGGTTTCCAACCTGACCAAGATGGCCACGGTCGAAACCGGGCTTGCGATCAAAGTCCCGCTGTTCATCAAGGTCGGCGACAAGATCAAAATCGACACGCGCACCAAGGAGTACCTCGAGCGCGTCGCCGGATAA